The following are from one region of the Polaribacter marinaquae genome:
- a CDS encoding alginate export family protein produces the protein MKKHYLILGLMLACFQFATAQFTLDGQFRPRTEYRNGYQSLILDAANAGFATNTRLRLNAGYQTEAFKVYLSIQDLLVWGENPQIIPVDSNNSFAVFEAWASLKLTDNSGIKLGRQVLSYDDQRFFGGLDWAQQGRNHDLAMFQYRTENFMLDLGLAFNQDLDGAGGPLFGFQNVGTAYPANNPFQYKSMQHLYAKKTWEGFNASLLLVNYGHQNYDLNGNADGVNSLITAGTHLNYKKGKFGLAGNAFLQTGTFFNGSTDVGGAYLLGLDANYKATDKVSFGAGIELISGDDATTSDKTEAFLPTFGTNHKFNGFMDYFYVANHINTIGLIDIHASANIKLNKSSSLMAKVLNFSGEQALASGEKSLGTEIDLVYKKKFNGFSLVAGYSQMFASDGMYELKGITESNASNTQNWAWLMLVIKPKFITGK, from the coding sequence ATGAAAAAACATTACTTAATTTTAGGACTGATGTTAGCGTGTTTTCAATTCGCAACAGCACAATTTACTCTAGATGGGCAATTTAGACCAAGAACAGAATACAGAAACGGTTACCAGTCTTTAATACTAGATGCTGCAAATGCAGGTTTTGCAACCAATACAAGACTAAGGTTAAATGCTGGTTATCAAACAGAAGCTTTTAAAGTTTATTTGAGCATCCAAGATCTTTTAGTTTGGGGAGAGAATCCGCAAATAATACCTGTAGATTCTAACAATTCTTTTGCTGTTTTTGAAGCTTGGGCAAGTTTAAAACTTACAGATAATTCAGGCATTAAATTAGGACGACAGGTACTATCTTATGACGATCAGCGTTTTTTTGGTGGTCTAGATTGGGCACAACAAGGTAGAAATCACGATTTAGCGATGTTTCAATATAGAACAGAAAACTTTATGTTAGATTTAGGTTTGGCTTTCAATCAAGATTTAGATGGCGCCGGAGGGCCATTATTTGGTTTTCAAAACGTAGGTACAGCATACCCTGCAAACAACCCATTTCAATACAAATCTATGCAACATTTGTATGCAAAGAAAACTTGGGAAGGATTTAATGCAAGTCTTTTACTAGTAAATTATGGGCATCAAAATTATGATTTAAATGGAAATGCAGATGGTGTAAATAGCTTAATTACAGCGGGTACTCATTTAAATTATAAGAAAGGTAAATTTGGTTTAGCAGGTAATGCTTTTCTGCAAACGGGTACATTTTTTAATGGAAGTACAGATGTTGGAGGCGCTTATCTTTTAGGTTTAGATGCAAATTACAAGGCTACAGATAAAGTTAGTTTTGGTGCAGGTATAGAATTAATTAGTGGTGATGATGCTACTACATCAGATAAAACGGAAGCCTTTTTACCAACTTTTGGTACAAATCATAAGTTTAATGGTTTTATGGATTATTTTTATGTTGCCAATCATATAAATACTATTGGTTTAATAGACATTCATGCAAGTGCAAACATTAAATTGAATAAATCTTCAAGTTTAATGGCGAAAGTTTTAAATTTTAGTGGAGAACAGGCTTTGGCAAGCGGAGAGAAATCTTTAGGAACTGAAATAGATTTAGTCTACAAGAAAAAATTTAACGGGTTTTCATTAGTTGCAGGGTACTCTCAAATGTTTGCATCTGATGGTATGTATGAGTTAAAAGGTATTACAGAAAGTAATGCTTCAAACACTCAAAATTGGGCGTGGTTAATGTTAGTCATAAAACCAAAATTTATAACAGGTAAATAA
- a CDS encoding (2Fe-2S)-binding protein, protein MPNYNLNVNGKNVTVTADDDTPLLWVLRDELNLVGTKFGCGIAQCGACTVHIDGVATRSCQMQVSILDDTKITTIEGLSKDGKHPVQEAWKEIDVPQCGYCQAGQIMTASAFLSENKNPSEKEIREAMHGNICRCASYNRIEKAVKVASEKMQ, encoded by the coding sequence ATGCCAAACTACAATTTAAATGTTAACGGAAAAAATGTTACTGTTACTGCAGATGATGATACGCCTTTACTTTGGGTTTTACGAGATGAGTTAAATTTAGTAGGCACAAAATTTGGCTGTGGTATTGCACAATGTGGTGCTTGTACAGTTCACATAGATGGTGTTGCAACAAGAAGTTGCCAAATGCAAGTTTCTATTTTAGATGATACAAAAATTACTACAATAGAAGGTTTATCTAAAGACGGTAAACATCCTGTACAAGAGGCTTGGAAAGAGATTGATGTACCACAATGTGGTTACTGTCAAGCAGGACAAATAATGACAGCTTCTGCTTTTTTATCAGAAAATAAAAATCCATCAGAAAAAGAAATAAGAGAAGCGATGCATGGTAATATTTGTAGATGTGCTTCTTATAATAGAATAGAAAAAGCAGTAAAAGTTGCTTCAGAAAAAATGCAATAA
- a CDS encoding xanthine dehydrogenase family protein molybdopterin-binding subunit — MKLHKKDNFSRRNFLKTSALASGGMLIGFNLLTACKPEAKMPVDIASLNFNDFNAFIKISDEGYVTIFSPNPEIGQGVKTSMPMIIAEELDVDWDKVNVAQGILDTKNYTRQVAGGSQSIRQGWDALRQTGATAKQMLVNAAAAKWQVDASSLKASKGIITNTSGEKLTYGDVVKEAALLEVPENVVLKDPKDFTIIGQEIVNVDIDKIITGKPLFGLDYKAENMMIAAVLRPPAFGQKLVSFDDSKAKNVSGVKEIIKFEDKIAVLASSTWAAMKGKKAINANWKTDSKAESTEEHDKLLTKILDGKGLDVRREDGNVKKAFSAADKVVEKTYHSPFLPHNCLEPMNFYANVTPEKVHLVGPIQTPQWTVNRVSKLLNRKEEDILCEMTRMGGGFGRRLYGDFALEAAEISSLAKKPVKVVFSREDDMTAGTYRPAIKYRIKAALKDGKVTGYHLKEAAVNGNMYGLIPNFFPAGCIPNYKVESGNYKSNITTGAWRAPYTNFLAFAEQSFFDELASELNIDPIQLRLDLLQNVKNTTDKRIEYSGERMEETIKLVRTKSNWGNAKNGVYQGFSAYYSHNTHVAEVADIELVEGYPVVKKVTVAVDCGIVVNPTGARNQVEGGVLDGIGHAMYAGFSFKEGVPQSKNFDSYRLIRMNETPKVDVFFVDSNKSPTGLGEPGLPPAGGAVANAINTALSKRLYSQPFINEFEKSKILS; from the coding sequence ATGAAACTACACAAAAAAGATAATTTTAGTAGAAGAAACTTTCTAAAAACCTCTGCATTGGCAAGTGGCGGTATGTTAATTGGTTTTAATTTACTTACAGCATGTAAGCCAGAAGCTAAAATGCCAGTAGATATAGCAAGTTTAAATTTTAACGATTTTAACGCATTTATAAAAATTTCTGATGAAGGTTATGTAACTATTTTTTCTCCGAATCCAGAAATCGGTCAAGGGGTAAAAACTTCTATGCCAATGATTATAGCAGAAGAGTTAGATGTTGATTGGGATAAAGTAAATGTTGCACAAGGTATTTTAGATACAAAAAATTATACAAGGCAAGTAGCCGGCGGAAGCCAATCTATTAGACAAGGTTGGGATGCGTTAAGACAAACTGGTGCAACAGCAAAACAAATGTTGGTAAATGCTGCTGCTGCAAAATGGCAAGTAGATGCAAGTTCTTTAAAAGCATCTAAGGGAATTATTACAAATACTTCAGGGGAAAAACTAACTTATGGTGATGTTGTAAAAGAGGCAGCTCTATTAGAAGTGCCAGAAAATGTTGTGTTAAAAGACCCCAAAGATTTTACAATTATTGGGCAAGAAATTGTTAATGTAGATATTGATAAAATTATAACAGGTAAACCTTTATTTGGATTGGATTACAAAGCAGAAAACATGATGATTGCTGCTGTTTTAAGACCACCAGCATTTGGGCAAAAATTAGTTTCTTTTGATGATTCTAAGGCTAAAAATGTTTCTGGTGTAAAAGAGATTATAAAATTCGAAGATAAAATTGCAGTTTTAGCAAGTTCTACTTGGGCTGCAATGAAAGGTAAAAAAGCAATAAATGCTAATTGGAAAACAGATTCTAAAGCAGAATCTACAGAAGAACATGATAAATTATTAACCAAAATTTTAGATGGTAAAGGTTTAGATGTTAGAAGAGAAGATGGCAATGTAAAAAAGGCTTTTAGTGCTGCAGATAAAGTTGTAGAGAAAACTTATCATTCACCTTTTTTACCACATAATTGTTTAGAACCGATGAATTTTTATGCAAATGTTACTCCAGAAAAAGTGCATTTGGTTGGTCCTATACAAACACCACAATGGACGGTTAATAGAGTTTCTAAACTTTTAAATAGAAAAGAAGAAGATATTTTATGCGAAATGACTCGTATGGGTGGTGGTTTTGGTAGACGTTTATACGGAGATTTTGCTTTAGAAGCAGCAGAAATTTCTAGTTTAGCTAAAAAACCTGTAAAAGTTGTTTTTTCTAGAGAAGATGATATGACTGCGGGTACTTATAGGCCAGCAATTAAATATAGAATTAAAGCAGCTTTAAAAGACGGTAAAGTAACTGGTTATCATTTAAAAGAAGCGGCAGTAAATGGAAATATGTATGGTTTAATTCCTAACTTTTTTCCTGCAGGTTGCATTCCAAATTATAAAGTAGAAAGTGGTAATTATAAAAGTAATATCACAACCGGTGCTTGGAGAGCGCCTTATACAAATTTCTTAGCTTTTGCAGAGCAAAGTTTTTTTGATGAATTGGCATCAGAATTAAATATAGATCCAATTCAGTTGCGTTTAGATTTATTACAAAATGTAAAAAATACTACGGATAAACGTATCGAATATTCTGGTGAAAGAATGGAAGAAACCATTAAACTTGTAAGAACAAAATCGAATTGGGGAAATGCTAAAAATGGTGTTTACCAAGGTTTTTCTGCGTATTATAGTCATAATACACATGTTGCAGAGGTGGCAGATATAGAATTAGTTGAGGGTTATCCGGTAGTAAAAAAGGTTACGGTTGCTGTAGATTGCGGTATAGTTGTAAACCCTACTGGTGCTAGAAACCAGGTTGAAGGTGGTGTTTTAGATGGAATTGGACATGCAATGTATGCTGGTTTTTCATTTAAAGAAGGAGTTCCTCAATCTAAAAACTTCGATTCTTACAGATTGATAAGAATGAATGAAACCCCAAAGGTAGATGTCTTTTTTGTTGATAGTAATAAATCTCCTACAGGTTTAGGAGAACCCGGTTTACCGCCAGCAGGTGGTGCTGTTGCAAATGCAATTAATACTGCTTTAAGTAAAAGATTATATTCACAACCATTTATTAATGAATTTGAAAAGAGTAAAATTCTTAGTTAA
- a CDS encoding helix-turn-helix domain-containing protein gives MITVNSKLRGLNLFFNKLQKKIGGTLKVTSNEQFLKINNNIGKGTIRSINLDGGISLLEFNITPKEDLKIAVDAKAGTHINFVYCSKGKISHSFENNATKNTVETFQTSIVSNIVSEENTITLYKGIETSSTIISVNTADDNSQQTDINNLLKDAFIAGKTKDYIYLGSYNLKIAEHIKQLKSIENKGVVRALLTKGIVNLILGLEIEQHKKDINSNANSNGSLTQNEMELIKELTDYVNNYPDLDHKINVLTRKIGLTAAKIQEGFKLMHGLTVCEYIRSVRLKKSEELIINTDLSISEIVYSLGFSSRSYFSKRFREKYNCSPRDYKKKNKLAMTA, from the coding sequence ATGATTACTGTAAATTCAAAATTAAGAGGCTTAAATTTATTCTTTAACAAATTACAAAAGAAGATTGGGGGAACGTTAAAAGTGACTTCTAATGAGCAATTTCTTAAAATTAATAACAACATAGGTAAAGGTACTATTAGATCTATTAATTTAGACGGTGGTATTAGTTTATTAGAATTTAATATTACACCTAAAGAAGACCTTAAAATAGCTGTAGATGCTAAAGCAGGTACACATATTAACTTTGTATACTGTTCTAAAGGTAAGATTTCTCATTCTTTCGAAAATAACGCAACTAAAAACACCGTAGAAACTTTTCAAACAAGTATAGTTTCTAATATTGTATCAGAAGAAAACACAATTACACTTTATAAAGGTATAGAAACTAGTTCTACCATTATATCTGTAAATACTGCGGATGATAATAGCCAACAAACAGACATTAATAATCTTTTAAAAGACGCTTTTATTGCAGGTAAAACGAAAGATTATATATACTTAGGTTCTTATAATCTTAAAATTGCAGAACATATTAAGCAATTAAAATCTATTGAAAACAAAGGAGTTGTTAGAGCTTTATTAACTAAAGGTATTGTAAACTTAATTTTAGGTTTAGAAATCGAACAACACAAAAAAGACATAAATAGTAATGCTAATTCTAACGGTTCTTTAACTCAGAACGAAATGGAGCTGATTAAGGAATTAACAGATTATGTAAACAACTATCCAGATTTAGATCATAAAATAAATGTTTTAACAAGAAAAATTGGTTTAACTGCAGCTAAAATTCAAGAAGGATTTAAGTTAATGCACGGTTTAACTGTATGTGAATACATTAGATCTGTACGTTTAAAAAAATCTGAAGAATTAATTATAAATACTGATTTAAGTATTTCTGAAATTGTATACAGTTTAGGTTTTTCTAGTAGAAGTTATTTCTCTAAAAGATTCAGAGAAAAATATAACTGTTCTCCTAGAGATTATAAAAAGAAAAACAAGTTAGCTATGACAGCATAA